The following proteins are co-located in the Phaeodactylum tricornutum CCAP 1055/1 chromosome 2, whole genome shotgun sequence genome:
- a CDS encoding predicted protein gives RPVALVTSGGTAADLENQSVRCIDNFSTGLRGAIAVEQLLQRGYAVVHLSRKGSAEPFARALSQYLGLQQANHGLDVQTMVDGRLLSISFRTVEDYLGRLQLCAESLRDAQSLVMIFLAAAVSDFYVPAEGRVEHKIQSDGEDLVLTLKPVPKVIEELRQKWCPDAFVVTFKLETDTKILKEKAARAVERYGCHMVIGNLLKSRHNKVWILS, from the exons CGTCCGGTGGCCTTGGTCACTTCTGGAGGTACGGCTGCCGACCTAGAAAATCAGTCGGTTCGCTGCATAGACAATTTTTCCACCGGATTACGTGGTGCCATTGCCGTTGAACAGCTCCTTCAAAGGGGCTATGCGGTCGTGCATTTATCACGGAAAGGAAGTGCAGAGCCCTTTGCTCGAGCTTTGAGTCAATACTTGGGACTTCAACAGGCAAATCATGGACTGGACGTACAAA CAATGGTCGATGGCCGCTTATTGAGCATTTCTTTCCGAACAGTTGAGGATTACTTGGGGAGGCTTCAACTCTGCGCCGAGAGCTTGCGGGACGCGCAATCGCTCGTTATGATTTTTTTGGCAGCTGCTGTTAGTGATTTTTATGTTCCTGCGGAAGGTCGCGTAGAGCACAAGATCCAAAGCGACGGCGAGGATTTGGTGCTGACGCTCAAGCCGGTACCCAAGGTTATTGAAGAGCTACGGCAAAAATGGTGCCCTGACGCCTTTGTGGTTACATTCAAGCTGGAGACGGACACAAAAATattgaaagaaaaggcagCGCGCGCGGTAGAACGCTACGGTTGTCACATGGTGATCGGCAATCTATTAAAGTCTCGTCACAACAAAGTGTGGATCTTATCT
- a CDS encoding predicted protein produces the protein MISDDFTVSFNARDSILYALSIGFGSSLERYDEDRRYVYEEDINFAVVPTFAITFTFWANQYRRSIGDIPPFPPPLMSSAGVLPQGCLRNGASIDDLPIIQTEISVVFQNALPVPKSGQTEPMRVSQSFVSVSPKSIGTFVTTETKITNNCHTLCTITSTALVLGVPSSHVNPMQPTDMIREEQHPSKDALHELLVEWDYTVPPNQTLLYRQTSGDSNEIHVNPDALPATLEKQASKIRVDPDSQPDVQKEQDRDDSSRRKLRLHGLSTLGIAVRALIHYTEDNYPGSSLQAVKACFTYPAFVNDRITVKISGAKNDSSLQLGKSVFTFLVLNKTSGKVLLKNGYAEFAWNRSTLQQQSRL, from the coding sequence ATGATATCGGATGATTTTACGGTTTCGTTTAATGCACGGGATTCTATTCTCTATGCTCTGTCGATTGGGTTCGGCTCCTCCTTGGAGCGATACGATGAAGATCGGCGCTACGTATACGAAGAAGATATCAACTTTGCAGTCGTTCCAACATTCGCGATCACCTTTACTTTTTGGGCCAATCAATATCGGAGATCAATTGGTGACATTCCGCCATTTCCTCCGCCTCTCATGAGTTCTGCTGGTGTTTTACCCCAAGGATGCCTTCGAAATGGCGCATCAATAGATGATTTACCGATCATTCAAACCGAAATTTCTGTCGTTTTCCAGAACGCGCTTCCTGTCCCAAAAAGTGGTCAAACAGAACCGATGCGAGTAAGCCAGTCCTTTGTGTCCGTGTCTCCGAAGTCCATCGGCACTTTCGTGACCACAGAAACCAAAATTACGAATAATTGCCACACTCTCTGCACCATTACGTCCACGGCTCTCGTTTTGGGCGTACCAAGTAGTCATGTTAACCCCATGCAACCCACGGACATGATTCGGGAGGAACAACACCCGTCAAAAGATGCTCTCCACGAGCTTTTGGTCGAATGGGATTATACTGTGCCTCCCAATCAAACACTTCTATATCGGCAGACCAGTGGTGATTCCAATGAAATTCACGTCAATCCGGATGCTCTGCCAGCCACACTAGAGAAGCAAGCTAGTAAAATTCGCGTAGATCCTGATTCGCAACCTGACGTACAGAAAGAACAAGACCGTGACGATTCTAGTAGGCGAAAACTTCGTTTACATGGGCTCAGCACTCTAGGAATCGCAGTACGAGCTTTGATACACTATACAGAAGACAACTACCCAGGTTCATCGCTTCAAGCTGTCAAGGCATGTTTCACATATCCTGCGTTCGTGAATGACCGTATCACTGTAAAAATTTCGGGAGCCAAGAACGATTCatccttacagttaggcaAGAGTGTATTTACTTTTCTAGTACTGAACAAGACAAGCGGTAAAGTCTTATTGAAAAACGGTTATGCTGAGTTTGCCTGGAACCGTTCAACCTTACAGCAGCAATCAAGGCTGTAA